The following are encoded in a window of Methanococcus voltae genomic DNA:
- the metG gene encoding methionine--tRNA ligase — protein MQRKANLLTTALAYTNGPLHLGHARSTYIPADVYRRFLKLKGEEVYHIGGTDNHGVPITLTAEKEGVTPLDIVTRYHNAIKADLDTLNVEFDNFGQTHSDVHIETSQEFYKELKEAGYIYEKEIEQFYCPKCDKYLADRYVEGLCPFCGGEARGDHCEVCGRHLEPIELKEPYCVHCNSTPELKKSTHYFFKLSALKDELIKYLNSAEKMPEHVKNLALNWVNELHDWDVSRNLKWGVPIPGCDDQVMYVWLEAPIGYISFSKALGDKWEILWKENKEDEESENKKESEIIHFIGKDITVHHAVFWPGMLEGINKVNGYKMPTAVVSGGYLTLEGRKMSTSKNWVVWVSDFVKNFNTDYLRYFLLANAPLYRDTDFSWDEFQKRVNTELIDNIGNFTHRSLVFANRKFDKVPLVDENNLLDVDKALLLKSEETVSKVDELIRVFNFKDALMEIILLGKEGNGYFQSNEPWAIEDEERLKQVIYTCCKVVKSLTYLLSPFMPEKTSALLDLMNEENDLEVRGNEIKKPKILFSKISDESIAMMKKKLEKLIKAEEKKNKKDGKNKDKNSKEEDGKNNTNKKDENKGNQGKDNKNKNGENMCEENTLVSIDDFAKIDLRVGKIVEVEEVKRSKKLYKIMVDIGTETRQIVSGLKGDYEIDDLVGKKIIVICNLQPAKLCGVESQGMLLAAEDDNLVSLLTLDRDIDLGSKIH, from the coding sequence ATGCAAAGAAAGGCTAACTTATTAACTACTGCATTAGCATATACTAACGGACCATTACATTTAGGTCATGCAAGAAGTACATACATTCCTGCGGATGTATATAGAAGATTTTTAAAATTAAAAGGTGAAGAGGTCTACCACATTGGTGGTACTGATAACCATGGTGTTCCTATCACCCTTACTGCTGAAAAAGAAGGGGTTACACCATTAGACATTGTTACAAGATATCACAATGCGATTAAAGCCGATTTAGATACTTTAAACGTAGAATTTGATAACTTCGGACAAACACATAGTGATGTACATATTGAAACTTCCCAAGAATTCTACAAAGAATTAAAAGAAGCTGGATACATCTACGAAAAAGAGATTGAACAATTTTACTGTCCAAAATGTGATAAATACCTTGCAGATAGATACGTAGAGGGATTATGTCCATTTTGTGGCGGTGAAGCAAGAGGTGACCACTGTGAAGTTTGTGGTAGACACCTTGAACCTATAGAATTAAAAGAACCGTACTGCGTACACTGTAATTCAACACCAGAATTAAAAAAGTCAACACATTACTTCTTTAAATTAAGTGCTTTAAAAGATGAATTAATTAAATACCTTAACTCAGCTGAAAAAATGCCGGAACACGTTAAAAACCTTGCACTAAACTGGGTTAATGAATTACACGACTGGGACGTTTCAAGAAATTTAAAGTGGGGCGTACCAATTCCAGGTTGTGACGACCAAGTAATGTACGTATGGTTAGAAGCTCCTATCGGCTACATTTCGTTCAGTAAAGCCTTAGGCGATAAATGGGAAATTCTTTGGAAAGAAAATAAAGAAGACGAAGAAAGTGAAAATAAAAAAGAAAGTGAAATAATTCACTTTATTGGAAAAGATATTACTGTGCACCACGCAGTATTCTGGCCTGGAATGTTAGAAGGTATTAATAAAGTAAATGGCTATAAAATGCCTACTGCTGTTGTAAGTGGCGGATACCTCACATTAGAAGGTAGAAAAATGAGTACCAGTAAAAATTGGGTTGTATGGGTTTCTGACTTCGTTAAAAACTTTAACACCGATTACTTAAGATATTTCTTACTTGCAAATGCACCACTTTACAGAGATACAGACTTTTCATGGGATGAATTCCAAAAAAGAGTTAATACAGAATTAATTGATAATATCGGTAACTTTACACACCGTTCATTAGTATTTGCAAACAGAAAATTCGATAAAGTACCTTTAGTTGATGAAAACAATTTACTCGATGTAGATAAAGCTTTACTTTTAAAATCTGAGGAAACAGTTTCTAAAGTAGATGAATTGATAAGAGTATTTAACTTTAAGGATGCACTTATGGAAATTATCCTTTTAGGAAAAGAAGGAAACGGATACTTCCAATCAAACGAACCATGGGCAATTGAAGATGAAGAAAGACTTAAACAAGTTATTTACACTTGCTGTAAAGTTGTAAAAAGTCTTACTTACTTGTTGTCTCCATTTATGCCTGAAAAAACTTCTGCACTTTTAGATTTAATGAATGAAGAAAATGACTTAGAAGTTAGAGGAAATGAAATTAAAAAGCCAAAAATTTTATTTTCAAAAATTAGCGATGAATCAATTGCAATGATGAAGAAAAAACTTGAAAAATTGATAAAAGCGGAAGAAAAGAAAAATAAAAAAGATGGAAAAAATAAAGATAAAAATAGTAAAGAAGAAGACGGAAAAAACAATACTAATAAAAAAGATGAAAATAAAGGTAATCAAGGAAAAGATAATAAAAATAAAAATGGTGAAAACATGTGCGAAGAAAATACCCTCGTTAGTATTGACGACTTTGCAAAAATCGACTTAAGAGTCGGTAAAATAGTTGAAGTTGAAGAAGTTAAAAGGTCAAAAAAATTATACAAAATTATGGTTGATATCGGAACAGAAACAAGACAAATCGTTTCAGGTTTAAAAGGAGACTACGAAATCGACGATTTAGTTGGTAAAAAAATCATAGTTATTTGTAACTTACAGCCTGCAAAATTGTGCGGTGTTGAATCACAAGGTATGTTATTAGCTGCTGAAGATGATAACCTTGTAAGTTTATTGACTTTAGATAGAGATATTGACCTTGGTTCAAAAATTCACTAA
- a CDS encoding thymidine phosphorylase encodes MILKVKYVDLDIEKNSVVINEEDLKKSGYKVGDRLFLEVQGISLVVVIHSTSTIVKPGEVGITRHITLKLDEGHEIELKQAIVPKSIKIIKKKLNGEILTTTDINTLIAELKISRLSNTEISSFVAGSYINDMNMNEIVDMTKSMASTGDLLDWGRDTVVDVHSIGGIAGNKYALLVVPIVAAAGVKIPKTSSRAITSGAGTADVLEVVTNVTLTKNEIMDLIRDTSGCLIWAGGMSLAPVDDMFINVESRLSINPKCLMLSSVMSKKVAMGIKCLVIDIPIGEGAKVKTEAEARKLASSFIELGELLKIKVECIITYGGQPLGRAIGPALEMKEALEALENPEEAPESLIEKSLSIAGILLEISGASMKGDGMEAAKEILYSGKALDKFREIIYKQYENKLKIKSKSENSENVSFDENYNVSEKLFENLNLNVDLDSDSDTLDKNEEIEEIEEIEEVKEVKENSENTAKKDNKNKKDKKGRKNKIDAKNIEKTYLKKLNNLKSEDIKIAKYSYDIVSPTRGYITKVSNKGLIDVVKEAGAPFDKKAGIMLNVKIGNSVKKGDVLYTVYSDSEEMLNNAITLARRIYPVNVEGMIIKKVSKF; translated from the coding sequence ATGATTTTAAAAGTAAAATATGTTGATTTAGATATTGAGAAAAATTCTGTTGTAATAAATGAAGAAGATTTAAAGAAAAGTGGCTATAAAGTAGGAGATAGGTTATTTTTAGAAGTACAAGGTATTTCATTAGTTGTAGTCATACACTCCACTAGTACTATTGTAAAACCTGGAGAAGTAGGTATAACTAGACATATTACTTTAAAATTAGATGAAGGACATGAAATAGAGCTAAAACAGGCTATTGTACCAAAATCCATAAAAATCATTAAAAAGAAGCTTAACGGAGAAATTCTCACTACTACTGACATAAATACACTTATTGCAGAGTTAAAGATTAGTAGGCTTTCAAACACTGAAATATCATCATTTGTAGCAGGTAGCTATATAAATGATATGAATATGAACGAAATTGTAGATATGACCAAAAGCATGGCTTCAACCGGTGATTTACTAGATTGGGGTAGGGATACAGTTGTAGATGTTCACAGTATTGGTGGTATTGCAGGGAATAAATACGCGTTGCTTGTTGTTCCCATTGTGGCGGCTGCAGGTGTTAAAATACCTAAAACGTCATCTAGAGCCATTACTAGTGGTGCAGGCACTGCAGATGTACTTGAAGTTGTAACAAACGTTACGCTCACAAAAAATGAGATTATGGACTTAATTAGAGATACTAGCGGTTGCTTAATTTGGGCAGGTGGTATGAGTTTAGCACCAGTTGATGATATGTTTATAAATGTGGAAAGCAGGCTCTCTATTAATCCTAAATGTTTAATGTTATCAAGTGTAATGTCCAAAAAGGTTGCAATGGGTATAAAATGTTTAGTAATTGATATACCTATTGGAGAAGGTGCAAAAGTAAAAACAGAAGCCGAAGCTAGGAAATTAGCAAGTAGTTTTATAGAACTTGGGGAACTGTTGAAAATAAAAGTCGAGTGTATTATTACATACGGTGGTCAGCCATTAGGTAGAGCGATAGGTCCAGCATTAGAAATGAAAGAAGCTTTAGAAGCTCTTGAAAATCCTGAAGAAGCACCGGAAAGCTTAATTGAAAAATCATTATCTATTGCAGGTATACTTTTAGAAATAAGCGGTGCATCCATGAAAGGAGATGGAATGGAAGCTGCAAAAGAAATATTGTACTCTGGCAAAGCTCTTGACAAATTTAGAGAAATAATATACAAACAATACGAGAATAAATTAAAAATAAAGTCAAAAAGTGAAAATTCAGAAAATGTGAGCTTTGATGAAAATTATAATGTAAGTGAAAAATTATTTGAAAATTTAAACTTAAATGTGGATTTAGATTCGGATTCTGATACTTTAGATAAAAATGAAGAAATTGAAGAAATTGAAGAAATTGAAGAAGTTAAAGAAGTTAAAGAAAATTCAGAAAATACTGCTAAAAAAGACAATAAAAATAAAAAAGATAAAAAAGGCAGGAAAAATAAAATTGATGCTAAAAATATTGAAAAAACATATTTAAAAAAATTAAATAATTTGAAATCTGAAGACATAAAAATAGCTAAATACAGCTATGATATAGTTTCCCCTACAAGGGGCTACATTACCAAAGTTTCGAACAAAGGGTTGATAGATGTTGTAAAAGAAGCGGGCGCCCCTTTTGATAAAAAAGCAGGCATCATGCTAAATGTTAAAATTGGAAATAGTGTCAAAAAGGGCGATGTTTTGTATACCGTTTATTCGGATTCTGAAGAAATGCTTAATAACGCCATTACGTTAGCAAGACGTATTTACCCTGTGAATGTAGAAGGTATGATTATCAAAAAAGTCAGTAAATTCTAA